The genomic DNA CAGGTCCAACTGGCGATCCGAATACTTGTAGCCCACCTCGCCCAGTTTCATCGTCTGCGTCAGCGGGGTGGCGCTGGGGCTGGTGATGTAGGTGCTCAGGTTGGGCAGGCGAAAGGTCGGCGTCCAGCGCGCGAACAGGCCCTGGCGATCGGAGAACTGCCAGTTTGCCCCAAGGGTCCAGCCGAGCTTGTTGAAGGTGTGATCCCAGGCCGTGTACTGCCCGTTGCCCTCGATGATCTGCGACGTCGCGGGCGTGCCCAGGTTGACCGTCTGTTTCAGCTCGGTGTTGCCGCGAGTGTTGACCTGCTCCCAGCGAGCGCCGGCGTCGATACGCAGCTTGTCGGTCACCTGCCATTCGTCCGAAACGTAAAACGCGTTCGTGGTCGAAATGCCGCTGGCGTTCTCCCACTCGTAACCGTATTTGTAGATGCCGTGATCGGTCAGCGTGGATACCGGCTGGCCGGCTGCATTGACGGCGACCAGGTCGAGCAGGCGCGCGTTGTCCTGCGTGTCCAGCAGCACGGTTGACGAGTAGCGGCTGAACGACTGGTCGAAGCGCGCGTAGTAGTAGCCGAACGTCACGTCGTGGCTCTGATCGCCGATATCGAACTTGCGCATGAAGCGCGTGTCGTTGATCAGCTCCTTCACCGGCATCGTCACGCCGCGCAGGCCGCCGATGATGACCAGGCCGTTGCCGTTCTGATTGGCGTTGTTGAATACCTGGGAAGGGTTGTCGACGTAACGCAGTTGCAGCGCGGTCGCGCCAGCCGGCATCGACGACTTGGCGGAGGCAAGAAACGTATCGGCGCTCTCCACGGTATTGGGGAACATGCCGTTTCGCTGGGTATGCGTGTCGTCGTAACGCAGCGATTCGGCCAGCTTCCAATCGTCGCCCAGGTCGTAGTCGAACTTGAGCGTCAGCTGGTCGCGTTTGACGTGCGTGCCTTCGCTATTGTCGAAGTTGTAAAGGCTACCGTCGCCTTCCTTCATCTGGATGTGTTCGGTTTCCGGGCCGGCCAGCGTGCCGAAGTTGCCGTCAAAACCGGGCACGGCGCGGATCTTGCCGTCGGGATAGGTGCGCATCGGGATGCCGAGATACAGCGCCACCTTGTCGTCCAGGTGCTTGTAGTCGACGCTGAAGCGACCGTGCTCGAAATCCTTGGCCAGATTCACGCGAAACTGGCCGCCCTCGTCGGCGTTGAAACCCGGATCGCGAATACCGCTGTCGATGCGGTAAAAGCCGCCCAGGCCCAGCTTCCAGCCGTCACCGATGGGCGTGCCGTACCACATGTCGGCACGGCTGAGTCCGTAGTCGCCGACCGTGTACTTGAAGATGCCTTCAGGCGTGTCACCAACCTGGCGTGGAATGAAGTTGATCGCACCAGCCGGCGCGTTCGAATAGAACACCGACGATGGGCCGCCGCGCACGACTTCGATGCGCTCGATGGTTTCATCCAGTCGAAAGGCCTGATCGGCATTGAGATAGCCGAGCGCCGGATCATGCTGTACCGGGATACCGTCTTCGAGCAGATTGACCGAGCCGAAGCCATCCACCGGAATACCGCGCGCACGAATATTGCCGCTGGCTTCGCCACCCGATGCCTCGACCCAGAAGCCGGGGACCGATTTCATCGCTTCGGTCACTGATGTGGGGGCTTGCATGCGCAACCGGTCTTCATCGATCGTGGTAATCGAATAACTGGTTTGTGCTTTCGTGCGTGTCTCAACACCGGAGCGGGCGGTTACGACGATGCTGTCGAGGTTTTTCGCGTCCTTGGTGCTTTTGTCGCTCGTGGTTGCGGCGCTCGCATCGGGAGCTTGTTGCGCGGAAACGTGAAAGGTCGCGCTGGCCATCGTGCCTGCCAGGATGGCAAGGCCAATGGCCCGGGAAAGTGAGGTGGTACGCAAGGCGGTAACTCCGGGAATGGGTGGGGATTCACGGAGCCGCGCACACGCCCACGCCGATCACGCCATCAAGGCGATCGGTGAAAAGGGCAATATCTGCCATGCAATCTGCTGTTGCTCGCCGCCCCCCCTTGGCTGACGCGAGCTCCGAGGTCGCAAATAGTAGGCGCAAGCTATTACAGTTAAGTCGACGTTGCCATGACAACGCTTGTTCATTTCGTTTGGACGTCCAAATCCTTAAACGAAGTCGTCATATTTTTCAATGCGTGTCGTGCATATGAGCTTTGCAGCAAGTGCATCGATCTGGAGTGAGTGAAGAGGAGTGAGGAGTGAGAGAGAGCGACGTGCGTTCTAACTTATGACTCACATCTGGACACTTGCTGCTGCCTTATTGGATGCTCGCGTCGTTCCAGCGCAGCATGATGCGTTCGCCTGCATGTGCATGGCCTTCGACATCCAGCGGGAACAGTGTGCACACCTTTGGGCGAACGAGCAGGTCGCAGCCATGCTGCAAGTCCAGGCGTCCCAGGTTGTCGCTGGCGACATCGGCTTCGAGCTCGTGGACGGGGTCGCGCAGGCCCAGTTCCAAATGCGTCACGCTCCCGGCCGGGTAGATGTGCTGCAGACGCGCCTGCCACGCGTTACCATCGCCGCGGATGGAAAGCGTGAGGTGCTCCGGTCGAACATACGCCACAGCACGTTCATAGCGCCCTTCCCATGGGTCTTCGCATAGCTCCATGGCGCTGCAGACTAACTGCGTGCCACGCCGCTCCACCGGCAGCTTGTTGACCTTGCCGATAAACTCGCACACAAACGGCGTGGCCGGTTGCTGATAGATCATGTCGGGCGTATCGACCTGCTCGATGTGGCCGTTATTCATCACCGCGACACGGTCGGCAAGTTCGAGCGCTTCTTCTTGGTCGTGGGTGACGAAGACCGTGGTGAGCTGGAGCTCTTCATGCAGGTGACGCAACCAGCGGCGCAATGAAATACGCACCTGCGCATCGAGCGCGCCGAATGGTTCGTCGAGCAACAGCAGGTTCGGTTCCACGGCCAATGCGCGTGCCAGTGCAACGCGCTGGCGCTGGCCGCCGGAAAGTTGCGCGGGATAGCGTTTGCCGAAGCCTTCCAGATGCACACGCTTGAGCAGTTTCTCCACGCGCTCGTCGATCTCGCTACGCGATGGCCGGGAACGCATGGGGCGGACGCGCAAGCCAAATGCGACGTTCTCCGCGACCGTCATATGCCGAAACAAGGCGTAGTGCTGAAACACCAGGCCGACGTTGCGTTGGCGCGCCGTTACCTTCAGCAGATCGCGCTCGTCCTGCGTGACGCTGCCGCTTTCCGGATAGTCCAGCCCGGCCAGGATACGCAACAACGTGGTCTTGCCCGAACCGGAGGGGCCAAGCAACGCAAGGAACTCGCCTTGCGCGATATCCAGGCTGACGTTGTCGAGCGCGGCC from Dyella sp. GSA-30 includes the following:
- a CDS encoding TonB-dependent receptor, with product MRTTSLSRAIGLAILAGTMASATFHVSAQQAPDASAATTSDKSTKDAKNLDSIVVTARSGVETRTKAQTSYSITTIDEDRLRMQAPTSVTEAMKSVPGFWVEASGGEASGNIRARGIPVDGFGSVNLLEDGIPVQHDPALGYLNADQAFRLDETIERIEVVRGGPSSVFYSNAPAGAINFIPRQVGDTPEGIFKYTVGDYGLSRADMWYGTPIGDGWKLGLGGFYRIDSGIRDPGFNADEGGQFRVNLAKDFEHGRFSVDYKHLDDKVALYLGIPMRTYPDGKIRAVPGFDGNFGTLAGPETEHIQMKEGDGSLYNFDNSEGTHVKRDQLTLKFDYDLGDDWKLAESLRYDDTHTQRNGMFPNTVESADTFLASAKSSMPAGATALQLRYVDNPSQVFNNANQNGNGLVIIGGLRGVTMPVKELINDTRFMRKFDIGDQSHDVTFGYYYARFDQSFSRYSSTVLLDTQDNARLLDLVAVNAAGQPVSTLTDHGIYKYGYEWENASGISTTNAFYVSDEWQVTDKLRIDAGARWEQVNTRGNTELKQTVNLGTPATSQIIEGNGQYTAWDHTFNKLGWTLGANWQFSDRQGLFARWTPTFRLPNLSTYITSPSATPLTQTMKLGEVGYKYSDRQLDLYATAFYTKYNDVSFSNYVFDPNSGASTVQQGYANTKTTGLELEGTWYPTKWFDVQVTGTLQDPEYKNLTYTELVNGAPVLRDFVDNQLIRVPKVSYRIVPGVNLLDGRLRLQLAYEYEGARFVDTANSVRLPSYDVLSASARYDISRICSLYFYVDNITNSEGLTEGNPRAGELQSADAGANTFIARPILGRAYRAAIMYRF
- a CDS encoding sulfate/molybdate ABC transporter ATP-binding protein, giving the protein MTLKLSHLSRRFAGSAALDNVSLDIAQGEFLALLGPSGSGKTTLLRILAGLDYPESGSVTQDERDLLKVTARQRNVGLVFQHYALFRHMTVAENVAFGLRVRPMRSRPSRSEIDERVEKLLKRVHLEGFGKRYPAQLSGGQRQRVALARALAVEPNLLLLDEPFGALDAQVRISLRRWLRHLHEELQLTTVFVTHDQEEALELADRVAVMNNGHIEQVDTPDMIYQQPATPFVCEFIGKVNKLPVERRGTQLVCSAMELCEDPWEGRYERAVAYVRPEHLTLSIRGDGNAWQARLQHIYPAGSVTHLELGLRDPVHELEADVASDNLGRLDLQHGCDLLVRPKVCTLFPLDVEGHAHAGERIMLRWNDASIQ